A genomic window from Lotus japonicus ecotype B-129 chromosome 1, LjGifu_v1.2 includes:
- the LOC130739847 gene encoding TOM1-like protein 3, which translates to MANNAAAFVERATSDALTGPDWAVNIELCDVINMDPRQAKDALKILKKRLGSKSPKTQLLALFVLETLSKNCGENVFQQIIERDILKEMVKIVKKKPDLNVREKILILIDTWQEAFGGQSGVFPQYYAAYNELKSAGVEFPPRGEDSVPLFTPAQTQPILHSAVDYEDAAIQASLQSDASDLSLLEIKNAEGLADVLTEMLSALNPKDPEGVKDEVIVDLVDQCRSYQKRVMLLVNNTTDEELLSQGLALNDSLQRVLDRHDDIAKGTANSGAREADLPLVNVNHEDDESEDDFAQLAPRSSRDTNAQNRKPAYDEAESGRVNSFSPPPPASRKPVYSGTGAVDYLSGDAYKAEGSRENSEPTSLAVPLDSSLNPTASLIFNKQPVYDEPSPMNKSSEHLPPAPWDTPSPVVIPPPPSKHNQRQQFFEQHGGSHSSNGSSSSSDGLVGQTQNLSLNSSTPPKQQKPEDALFKDLVDFAKSKTSSSSRPNSSY; encoded by the exons ATGGCTAACAATGCAGCTGCGTTTGTTGAGAGAGCAACCAGTGACGCGCTTACTGGTCCTGACTGGGCAGTCAACATAGAGCTGTGTGATGTCATTAATATGGATCCTAG GCAAGCAAAGGATGCATTGAAGATACTTAAGAAGCGTTTGGGCAGCAAAAGTCCCAAAACACAGCTGCTGGCTCTTTTT GTTCTGGAGACCCTTAGTAAAAATTGTGGTGAAAATGTATTTCAGCAGATCATTGAGCGGGATATCTTAAAAGAAATGGTAAAGATTGTGAAGAAGAAG CCGGACTTAAATGTGAGGGAGAAGATACTGATTTTAATTGATACATGGCAAGAAGCGTTTGGAGGCCAAAGTGGAGTTTTTCCTCAATACTATGCAGCATATAATGAACTAAAG TCTGCTGGAGTTGAATTTCCTCCACGAGGAGAGGATAGTGTGCCACTCTTCACGCCTGCTCAAACTCAGCCGATTCTTCATTCTGCTGTAGATTATGAAGATGCTGCTATTCAGGCTTCTCTCCAGTCAGATGCATCTGACCTTAG TTTACTGGAGATAAAAAATGCGGAAGGACTAGCTGATGTATTGACGGAAATGCTTAGCGCCTTGAATCCTAAAGACCCTGAG GGTGTGAAGGACGAAGTGATAGTTGACCTTGTGGACCAGTGTCGTTCTTACCAAAAGCGTGTAATGCTTCTTGTGAATAATACTAC GGATGAGGAGCTTTTGAGTCAGGGATTGGCACTAAATGACAGCCTTCAGCGAGTACTCGACCGACATGATGATATCGCAAAAGGAACTGCTAATTCAGGTGCAAGAGAAGCTGATCTGCCTCTTGTAAACGTAAACCATGAAGATGATGAGTCCGAAGATGATTTTGCTCAACTGGCCCCCAG GTCATCTCGAGATACTAATGCACAGAATCGGAAACCAGCCTATGATGAGGCAGAATCGGGGAGGGTAAACTCATTTTCCCCCCCACCACCAGCATCAAGGAAACCAGTCTACTCTGGCACTGGCGCGGTTGACTACCTTAGCGGTGATGCGTACAAGGCAGAGGGATCCCGTGAAAACTCAGAACCAACTTCATTAGCAGTTCCCCTAGATTCGAGCCTCAATCCTACCGCATCACTAATTTTTAACAAACAGCCTGTGTATGATGAACCATCTCCTATGAAcaaatcttcagaacatctgccTCCAGCTCCCTGGGACACACCATCTCCTGTCGTCATTCCACCCCCGCCTTCAAAGCATAATCAGAGACAGCAGTTTTTTGAGCAACATGGTGGATCTCATTCTAGTAATGGATCCAGTTCCTCTAGTGACGGCTTGGTGGGACAAACTCAAAATCTCTCTCTGAATTCGTCCACCCCACCCAAACAACAGAAGCCTGAAGATGCCCTTTTCAAAGATCTTGTTGATTTTGCAAAATCCAAAACCTCTTCATCTTCCAGGCCCAATAGTTCATATTGA
- the LOC130739837 gene encoding magnesium dechelatase SGRL, chloroplastic, whose translation MACHCAYTAFTFSSSTKEFSTANPNNMLLKPSARCRPFLLSSINNSTPSYNTLVSEAVRLLVPPAKFEASKLKVVLLEDQMNKYASIIPRTYILSHCDLTANLTLAVSNVIKLEQLRGWYEKDDVVAEWKKVKNEMCLHVHCFVSGPNPFLDLAAEFRYHIFSKEMPLVLKAIQYGDSVLFHEHPELLDSIVRIYFHSSSKKYNRMECWGPLKDAMEGKQADQIQGLISRDCPPEKCRSPKSIFQALFAFLL comes from the exons ATGGCATGTCATTGTGCTTACACTGCCTTTACATTTTCATCATCAACCAAAGAATTCTCCACTGCTAACCCTAATAACATGTTGTTGAAGCCATCAGCTAGATGCAGACCCTTTCTCTTGTCCTCCATCAACAATTCCACTCCATCCTACAACACCCTTGTTTCTGAG GCTGTTAGACTCTTGGTTCCTCCAGCAAAATTTGAAGCTTCAAAGCTGAAGGTTGTTCTATTGGAAGATCAGATGAACAAATATGCAAGTATTATTCCGAGAACCTACATTCTATCCCACTGTGACTTAACAGCTAATCTGACTTTAGCTGTGTCCAATGTAATCAAACTAGAGCAG TTGAGAGGGTGGTATGAGAAGGATGATGTTGTAGCAGAAtggaagaaagtgaaaaatgaaatgtGTCTCCATGTTCATTGCTTTGTCAGTGGTCCCAATCCCTTCCTGGATCTGGCTGCTGAATTTAGATATCACATATTCTCCAAGGAAATGCCTTTG GTACTCAAAGCAATTCAATATGGAGATTCTGTACTTTTCCATGAGCACCCGGAATTACTAGATTCCATAGTCcgaatttattttcattcaagCTCAAAAAAATACAACAGAATGGAATGTTGGGGGCCTCTAAAGGATGCAATGGAG GGAAAACAAGCGGATCAGATCCAAGGTTTAATAAGCAGAGATTGTCCTCCTGAAAAGTGTCGGAGCCCAAAGTCCATCTTCCAAGCTCTTTTTGCTTTTCTTCTTTGA
- the LOC130739816 gene encoding probable methyltransferase PMT24, with amino-acid sequence MALGKNSRGERRNCSTVSVAVFVAFCLVGVWIVMSSIDPIQNLVMQVSETETINEVKDIASESGSRQYEEGLGENIPEESTRVDSQNHKSQSETSPGNQDDRKGIENVSDNRSEYNQHEVVKDVSGKTNDLDKGPGSKIEENDQIRHVKPSIDKKQEESHGYLNSESRETETLDGQINEEVRGSMESLDERESDKSINGSELGTESTAGETIQLDERIGESEEEKVKENLRSKPEQSAGEDNMESHEKSPASKEVSITGIQTETLIEASTENTEKGTFSTQAAELQHRKDPHKSSVSIESTKYDWKLCNTTTGSEYIPCLDNWQAIRRLHSIMNYEHWERHCPEETPTCLVSLPEGYRIPIKWPKSREMIWYKNAPHTKLVESKGHQNWVKVTGQYLTFPGGGTQFKKGALHYIEFIQNALPNIAWGKRSRVILDAGCGVASFGGYLFEKDVLTMSFAPKDVHEAQVQFALERGIPAILGAMGTKRLPFPGSVFDLIHCARCRVPWHIEGGKLLLELNRVLRPGGYFVWSATPVYQKDPENVGIWNAMVKITKSMCWDQVVIKKDKLNGVAAAIYRKPTDNECYNRRSTNEPPLCNESDDPNTAWNISLQVCMHKVPVGSSERGSIWPEQWPLRLEKPPYWLNSQAGVYGRSASVEFTADHKHWINLLSHSYLNGMGINWSSVRNVMDMKAVYGGFAAALKTLKINVWVMNVVPIDTPDTLPIIYERGLFGIYHDWCESFSTYPRSYDLLHADSLFSKLKERCNIVAVIAEVDRMLRPQGYLIIRDNVETIGEIESMTKSLHWDIQFTYSKLGDGLLCIQKTLWRPTEVVTIMSAIA; translated from the exons ATGGCGCTGGGGAAGAATTCCCGAGGCGAGAGGAGGAACTGCTCAACGGTCTCTGTAGCCGTGTTCGTTGCATTTTGCTTAGTTGGTGTATGGATTGTAATGTCATCCATTGATCCAATTCAGAATTTAGTCATGCAGGTATCTGAGACTGAGACCATAAATGAGGTGAAAGATATAGCTAGTGAAAGTGGTTCCAGGCAATATGAAGAGGGGTTAGGTGAAAATATACCAGAAGAATCAACAAGGGTAGATAGCCAGAACCATAAATCTCAGAGTGAAACTAGTCCAGGAAATCAGGATGACCGAAAAGGAATTGAAAATGTGTCTGATAATAGATCTGAATATAATCAGCATGAGGTTGTAAAGGACGTCTCAGGTAAAACAAATGATTTGGATAAGGGTCCAGGGAGTAAAATTGAGGAGAATGATcaaattaggcatgtcaagccAAGCATCGACAAGAAGCAGGAAGAATCACATGGATACTTAAATTCAGAATCTAGAGAAACAGAAACACTAGATGGTCAAATTAATGAAGAAGTCAGAGGATCAATGGAAAGTTTAGATGAAAGGGAATCTGATAAGAGCATAAATGGTAGTGAATTAGGGACAGAAAGTACTGCAGGTGAAACCATACAGCTAGATGAGAGGATTGGTGAGTCTGAGGAGGAGAAAGTCAAGGAAAATCTGCGTTCAAAGCCAGAACAAAGTGCTGGAGAGGATAACATGGAAAGCCATGAAAAAAGTCCAGCTTCTAAAGAAGTTTCTATCACCGGTATACAAACTGAAACTTTGATTGAAGCTAGCACTGAAAACACTGAAAAGGGAACTTTTTCAACTCAAGCTGCAGAGTTGCAGCATCGGAAGGATCCACACAAGTCTTCAGTCTCCATTGAAAGCACCAAATATGACTGGAAACTTTGTAATACAACTACAGGATCAGAATACATTCCTTGTCTTGACAATTGGCAAGCAATTAGAAGGCTTCACAGCATAATGAACTATGAGCACTGGGAGAGGCACTGTCCCGAAGAAACTCCCACTTGTCTTGTTTCTCTTCCTGAGGGCTATAGAATCCCAATTAAGTGGCCCAAAAGCAGGGAAATG ATATGGTACAAAAATGCTCCACACACAAAGCTTGTAGAATCTAAGGGTCATCAAAACTGGGTCAAAGTTACCGGTCAATACCTTACTTTTCCTGGTGGCGGAACGCAGTTTAAAAAGGGTGCTCTTCATTACATTGAATTCATTCAGAAT GCTCTTCCTAATATTGCTTGGGGGAAGAGAAGTCGTGTGATATTGGACGCTGGGTGTGGCGTAGCCAGCTTTGGAGGCTATCTGTTTGAAAAAGATGTTCTGACCATGTCATTTGCTCCTAAAGATGTGCATGAGGCCCAAGTGCAATTTGCTCTGGAACGTGGAATTCCCGCCATATTAGGTGCCATGGGCACCAAAAGATTGCCCTTCCCCGGTTCTGTCTTTGATCTTATCCACTGTGCACGTTGTAGAGTCCCTTGGCACATAGAAG GTGGCAAGCTACTCTTGGAGCTTAATCGTGTCTTGCGACCTGGAGGTTACTTTGTATGGTCTGCTACTCCAGTGTATCAAAAGGATCCAGAAAATGTTGGGATTTGGAACG CCATGGTTAAAATTACAAAGTCAATGTGCTGGGATCAGGTGGTGATTAAAAAGGACAAGTTGAATGGAGTGGCAGCGGCAATATATAGAAAACCAACTGACAATGAATGCTATAACAGAAGATCAACCAATGAGCCGCCATTGTGCAATGAATCTGATGATCCAAATACTGCTTG GAATATATCACTACAGGTTTGTATGCACAAAGTGCCTGTAGGTTCATCAGAGCGTGGATCAATCTGGCCTGAGCAATGGCCACTGAGGTTAGAGAAACCACCCTACTGGTTAAACTCTCAGGCTGGTGTTTATGGAAGATCTGCTTCAGTGGAATTCACTGCTGATCACAAGCATTGGATTAACCTTCTTTCCCACTCATATTTGAATGGAATGGGAATCAATTGGTCTTCAGTAAGAAATGTCATGGACATGAAAGCTGTTTATGGAGG GTTTGCTGCAGCTCTTAAAACCTTGAAAATAAATGTTTGGGTAATGAATGTGGTTCCAATTGATACTCCAGACACATTGCCAATAATATATGAGCGTGGCTTGTTCGGTATTTATCATGATTGGTGTGAATCTTTCAGTACCTATCCTAGATCTTATGATCTTCTCCATGCTGATTCCTTGTTCTCAAAACTGAAGGAAAG GTGCAACATAGTGGCAGTGATTGCAGAAGTTGACAGGATGCTGAGACCACAAGGATATTTGATCATAAGAGACAATGTTGAAACTATTGGTGAGATAGAGAGCATGACTAAATCTCTACATTGGGATATTCAGTTCACCTATTCAAAACTTGGGGACGGATTACTTTGCATTCAGAAGACATTGTGGCGTCCAACAGAGGTTGTAACCATTATGTCAGCCATTGCCTGA